Within Mucilaginibacter inviolabilis, the genomic segment GGGTAGCCATGTTTGATATAAAATAGCTTTGTGATTTATCTGTTGAGGTGATACATGGCTTGCTAAATGGCATCCCGTAACGGAATATGATACGGGCACAATTACGCATGTTGGTAGTGGTGTGCCGTGCATGAGGGTCAACCAATATGGCGTTTTCCGGCACATGCAGTTTTTCGATCATATACTTTTTCATTTCATCAGCTTCACAATATTTTGTTTTATACGGATGTACTTTACCGCCCGATGTCATGATAAATGGTGCCAATCCTTCAAAGTATCTTAATGCAGCTACCCGGCATCGTAACATCCCTTCGGCACTTAAGGCCACACCATCAATATCCGGACCTGCTCCGGGTATCAGGATCATGGTGTATTTATACTTGGCCCAATTGATGGTTTTTGCACGATTATAAGCGTTCTTATTGATCCCCGAGATCATTGGTTCATCATTGGCGGCATCATCTCTTTCATTTATTTCCAGACAATGTAATGCATAATTCATGGATGGTAAAAAAAACAGCTTTTCGTTTTTGCTTTCGTCCCATATAGTCGCAGAGGCATCATAAACCAGGTTAAGATATCCCCGGCTTTTTACATTGAAGCTGATAGAGTCAATAGCTGGATAGTTGGGTTTTCGTCCTTCAGCATAAACTTCAATCGTATAATTAACTGCTTTAGCATCCTGTTCCCACGCACTAACCAATATTTGAACCGGTGACAAGCTATTAAATTGCTGGTAAGTACCAGAAGGTATTACATGTTGTTTTATCAAATTGTCCAGGGCATTACCTGTTTTATATAAATTGGTTAGTCGGTCACTAACGGTTTTGATCTCGCCGTCACTAAACTTTAATACTTGCGTAAAACACAATGGATCCTTACAAGTTGTAAGTGACGATTTAATATTATCCAACCGAGTTTGATTCAATTTGACCAGTTCGGGATCATTGCTTAGCAGCTGTTTTACCGCTGCATTATTTTGAAATAAAGTAAGCAGGAAATAGTTTTTGGTCTGTATAATATTGCTGCCTATCAGTTTGTAGTTTTGGTCTGCTGTTTGGCCATAGCTGTGGTAAGCAACTAAAGTTAATAATAGGAATAAGTATTTCTTAAAATCCATGTTGGTGAAATATTGGTGTTTTAAATGGTGAATAAGTATGACCGACCGGTTAATTAAATACTGAATCAATCATCGTCATCTTTCTTTTTTTGCTCTAACAGTACAAAAGCACTTCTTTTAGGTGCCGGCATTGTGGAATGCTCACCTTTTACCGATTTCCAGACTACCTCGTTCAAGTCAAGATCAGGTACCGCATCCTCTTTGGCAAAGTTGAATGATTCAGAGCGGCGGCTACTTTCGTTATTGGCAATATTCCGCCTTTCCAGATCAACCTCCGCCGGTTTTAGTTGGTAAGGTGTAACATCAGCTTTACTGGTGAAGCATTCATATAAAGGCATTGCCCCGGCATCATACTGGCTCATAGGGGGTAAACCGAGTATCAATTCCATGGTTCGTAAAAAGCCCGAAGTTGAATACATGGTATGCACAACAGCATTATGTTTTACATAAGGGCCAACTACAAATGCAGGCGAACGGTGAGCGTCTACATGATCCGGGCCATTTTGAGCGTCATCTTCCAGTATAAATACAACAGATTCCTTCCAGATAGAGCTTTGTGATAAATGCTCGATAAAACGACCGATGGCAAGGTCATTATCGGCAACCGCCGCAACTGGCGAAATCTTACCTTTCTTTTGCCCGCTGGTATGATCATTTGAAATGCGGATAGTATTAAACTGAGGTACAGCATTAATTGTAAGCAGCGAATCAAAATCATGTTGCCAGGCGTCAACCCTGACTTGATCTTTTATATCGAGGTTGAAGCCCGGTGATTGTGGACAAATATGTCCTTGCAGCGTTTTAATATTAGCCTTTCCATCGTCACTGAATTCGCCATAGCTTCGATAAGTAATGCCAGCTCGTTTACAATAATCCCAAATAAAGCCATCGCGTGGATAAGTGGCCGGCCTGCCACCTTCAAAATTGGTGCTGCCACCCCGATTGCCATAGCTAGTTGGCCAGGTTTTTTCAACAACATCGGTAGCGTATGCTGCCATACTCCAATTATGTCCATCGGCACTTACTTCCGCATCAACATAAAAATTATCAAGCAATACAAATTCACTGGCTAATGCGTGGTGATTGGGGGTTACGTGTTTGCCAAATAAGGTTAAGGATGTGTCGCCATTACCACCCGGCATATCTCCTAAAACCTGGTCATAAGTGCGATTTTCTTTAATAATATAAAAAATATGTTTTATGGGCGATTTTTCGCCGAGTTTACGGGGGATTGGGTTTCCCGCCTCCCCATCAGCGGTTTGGGTCCTTTTGTCGGTAAATGGGGTATTAGCATAAACCTGATGTGTATATTGTTTCAACTGTTCAGGCTTTGGAACATCAATAAAAGATAATGAACCTTTAAATAAGCCCGCAATGTATTGTAAATGGCTGTTTGCTGTGCTACCCGTTTGATAGCCACTATTATCGGCCTTTGAGATAGGTTGAGGACCCTGAGGGTTAGCCATAGAACTTAACCCTTTTCCATTGGTTACCAATATTTTATTCCCTAATGTTTTTACATTGGTGGGATACCAGCCTACAGGGATAAAACCCTGACTTTTGCTATAGCCAGGCTTTGATACATCAAATACCGCCAGGCAATTATTATCGGCATTAGCAATGTACAATGTTTTTTCGTTAGCGCTAAGTGCCAGCCCGTTGGTAGTGGAACCGGTAAGGCGGGTTGGGTATAATGTAGTGGCAACCGTTTCAATTACCTTATTACTACTAGTACTGATGATGGAAACCGTATTGTCATTAGCGTTGGCCACAAACAGGTAATTCCCTTTTTTATTCAAGAGCAATTCATTTGGATGATCGCCGGTTGCTATTCTGTTTTCAATAACCTGAGATGTTGTATTTACTACCGCAACAGCTTTGCCACCCCAAAGCGAAACGTAAAGCTTTGTTTCGTCAGAGGATAGCACGCAACTGTAAGCAATAGCAGGAAGCTGAACTTTATGAAGTATCTGTTTTGCTTGCGGATCAATAATATAGAGTGTACTGTCTTCCTTGGTTACTGTATATAGTTTAGTATTAGTTTTATTAACGGCGATACCTGTAG encodes:
- a CDS encoding YdcF family protein is translated as MDFKKYLFLLLTLVAYHSYGQTADQNYKLIGSNIIQTKNYFLLTLFQNNAAVKQLLSNDPELVKLNQTRLDNIKSSLTTCKDPLCFTQVLKFSDGEIKTVSDRLTNLYKTGNALDNLIKQHVIPSGTYQQFNSLSPVQILVSAWEQDAKAVNYTIEVYAEGRKPNYPAIDSISFNVKSRGYLNLVYDASATIWDESKNEKLFFLPSMNYALHCLEINERDDAANDEPMISGINKNAYNRAKTINWAKYKYTMILIPGAGPDIDGVALSAEGMLRCRVAALRYFEGLAPFIMTSGGKVHPYKTKYCEADEMKKYMIEKLHVPENAILVDPHARHTTTNMRNCARIIFRYGMPFSKPCITSTDKSQSYFISNMATRCEKELGYVPYKLGNRLSDTEQEFYPTIESLRIDNDEPLDP
- a CDS encoding bifunctional YncE family protein/alkaline phosphatase family protein is translated as MVSSIKNISCIIALSLGISASAMAQIPGKVKGTGQVLLPNGWKLSPAGRSLTLGDLPLNMQLSTSGKLLAVTNNGQSTQSLQLIDPKTEKLLDEQVLGKSWYGLAFSRDEKHLYASGGNDNWILDFHLKDNKLNQADTIKLGTPWPKSKICPTGIAVNKTNTKLYTVTKEDSTLYIIDPQAKQILHKVQLPAIAYSCVLSSDETKLYVSLWGGKAVAVVNTTSQVIENRIATGDHPNELLLNKKGNYLFVANANDNTVSIISTSSNKVIETVATTLYPTRLTGSTTNGLALSANEKTLYIANADNNCLAVFDVSKPGYSKSQGFIPVGWYPTNVKTLGNKILVTNGKGLSSMANPQGPQPISKADNSGYQTGSTANSHLQYIAGLFKGSLSFIDVPKPEQLKQYTHQVYANTPFTDKRTQTADGEAGNPIPRKLGEKSPIKHIFYIIKENRTYDQVLGDMPGGNGDTSLTLFGKHVTPNHHALASEFVLLDNFYVDAEVSADGHNWSMAAYATDVVEKTWPTSYGNRGGSTNFEGGRPATYPRDGFIWDYCKRAGITYRSYGEFSDDGKANIKTLQGHICPQSPGFNLDIKDQVRVDAWQHDFDSLLTINAVPQFNTIRISNDHTSGQKKGKISPVAAVADNDLAIGRFIEHLSQSSIWKESVVFILEDDAQNGPDHVDAHRSPAFVVGPYVKHNAVVHTMYSTSGFLRTMELILGLPPMSQYDAGAMPLYECFTSKADVTPYQLKPAEVDLERRNIANNESSRRSESFNFAKEDAVPDLDLNEVVWKSVKGEHSTMPAPKRSAFVLLEQKKKDDDD